In Coffea arabica cultivar ET-39 chromosome 9e, Coffea Arabica ET-39 HiFi, whole genome shotgun sequence, the genomic window CAATCCACAAGTATAAAACACCATCTACCAGGACAGTTTCTATAGCAGATGGTGAGAATTGCACCACTGATATTGTAATAGAGTGTTAGCTTCCATTAACAAAACATTTCAGCAGTCCAAACTTCTGGTACTTTTCCATATAGCAGCTGCGAATTCAAGAGAAGCTAAGCTGATCATTACATGCTAACTAGTCTAAACTAGCAACTCAAAACCAGTTGCTGAAAGTGCTGGTACTGCTAATGCTATTGGAGTTCACATTTACTGGTGCATTCATGCTAACAGATGTAGCATTTGTAGATTCAGAAGTCAAGTGAACTGGCACCTAAGGATTGGAGTAGATTCTGGTACTTTTGGTTCTACCAGCACCTCTGACTGTTGAAGTAGAAGGATTGTTTGAAGCAGGCCTTCCTCTCTGTAAACATAATAACATGAAAGTGAAGTTTAGAGCAAAAATTGTATTGCAGAACTTGTAATTCTCTTAGACAAGCTATACTATACAAGTTAACACCTTTCTGTTAGTTACTGCAGCAGTAGTTTGACAAAACCTCTGCACGTTAACGCCTCCATTATGATCAGTAGGACTAGGATTGCTCCCTTGACTGGAGTGAATTATAGGTACATTTCTTTCTGCATGCTCCCGTAAAATAAGAGTATTTGTACGGCTCTGGAAACCTCTGCATACATAATTCTAGTAGACAACAAATGAAACATAATACTGGCAGCAGTTTACCTAAAGAACAGCTCCTGATAAGCTTGTGCTGGTCATTCCTCTGCCTGGTCTGCCTCTTCTATTTGTCATCTGTCAAAACACCATCAAATGAGTTGTAAGTAATAGTTAACACATAACAAAAACCAATGAAACAGAATATGCAGTTCAGTAATGACTTTGCAATACTTCTACCAGTTCAGCAGGGGTTCTGTTTGCAGTCCTTTTTTGCATAGGTAGTCCTTTGCAGGTCCTCTTATTATGACCTGCAGCTCCACAATTTCTACACTTGAGAGTACTTGACCTTTTTGGTTGTGAAGAAGAAGCTCCCTCATCAGCTTCCCTTCTTCGATTTACTCTTGGTCTACCAGGAGCTCTTCGCAAAGGAGGTGGCAACATAGTTTTTGGGAGCAAATCAGGCATAGCTGGCCACCTCTTCACATTAGGAATAGGATGAATCATTGCAGAGTATGCCTTCAAATACATGTCTTTTGTGAACCAAGCTTCACAGTAATGTTCCAATTTTTCTCTCCTGTACATAATTCCTAGTGCTGCATGTTTACATGGAATTCTAGATATCTGAAAAGCACCACAATCATAGAACTCTTACTCAAAACAACTATGTAGCTTCTGTCCAGATCACCAATCTCGAATGTGCCTTCACTAGCCATATGCATCTCACATTTTCTTGATGCTTGGCTAATTTCTATGAGTTTCTCAGCAATTCTAGGAGTGATATTAGCAGTCAAGGTGCAACCTTTCTGGTATCTCTTGTGCAGGTTTTTCATGAACTTTCTCCTCAAACCATCCACTAATGTCAGTATAGGCTTTCCTCTAAGATCACCAACCCAGTTATTAAAGGATTCAATGAAATTATTTGTGACATGATCACACTTAAGTTGAGGTGAGAAGACATGCCTACATCAGGAACTTCTTGGAATTTTATCCAGATATTTCCAAGCCTCTCTGTTAATATCTTTAATACTTGTCATTGCTTCATTATAGCCAACAACATCATAACTTTTTGCTGCCTTCCAAAAGAAACTTCTAAGTAATATACTTGAAAATTGAGACTTGAAATTGCTGTATATATGCCCACAACAATGCCGTCCAGTTGCATCAGGAAATATCTCCTCATAAGTAAGATTCAATCCCTGCAATATAAAATTATAAGTTACCAGCAGAATTTTGATTAGTATCCTGAAGGATTGATTCAGCACAGTGTTTGTACCTTTTGCCTATCACTCATGAAAGTTAAAGGGATGTTGTTGTCAAATGGTCCAAAGAACTCTTGAAAGTAGTAGAAGAACCACCTCCAAATATCCTTGTTCTCACATTCAGTTACAGCAAATACTATTGAAAATACGCTGTTGTTTGCATCCAAAGCAACTGCTGTCATAAGCACACCTCCAAATGGCCCCTTCAAGAAACATCCATCAAATCCCACAAAAGGCCTACAACCTTCTAGGAATCCCAGCTTTTGAGCTCTAAAGCTAATGAATATTCTCAAAATTTAGGCTTAACTAAAAGATTTGGCCTATCATAATGTATTTTACAAATGCTATTGGGATTATTGTTCCTTAACAGTTCAGCATGTTTTGGAAGTTTGGAATAAGATTCAGCATGTGTGCCTTCTATTTTAGCAAGTGCTTTGTTCTTAGCTCTAAAAATCTGCATTTTATTTGGCTTCACACCATACTTCCTCAACTCTGCCTCTACACCTTTGCTGGTCATATTAGGATGATCTCTCGTGATACCAACCAGCTTCTTGACCATCCAGTCAGATGTGGCTTCAGCACAGTGTTTAACCATCACACAAGTGTGCTGTGGTTGGAACTTTTAATCTGAAAAGTCATATTATCAGCCACTGGTGATGCATGTATTCTCCACTGGCATCCCTCAGCAGCACAGATAGCAGTCACTCTAGATCTCTCATTTTTCAATCTTAGAAGTGGAAAGCATTTTTGAATAACATAATCTTTCAAGACAGCCATAAATGCATCCACATTCGTGAATAATTGACCCTTCTCAAACTCTATCTCATCTTTAGGATTGTAAATGCACATCTTTGATCTCATTAATTGTCTCATAGGGTCATCCTCTTCCTCACTTTCAGAATCAGGAACCACAATTTCTGCTTTATTGtcttcaaaatcagaaaaaattagTATCACTATCCTCACTGTCATCATTTGAGACCTTATCTAGAGCTACTTCATCCTCATTGTCACTATCCAGATTGTGTCTCCATGAAGAATCAGAGCTAGAGTTTCCATACTCATCATCTGAAATATCAACCTCTACACCTACGGTCTTGTTATTAAAAGTAATGAGCAAAGTATCTTGCATGTTCACAGTAGTTGGATTTACTAAGCTATTCTCTTCATCAGCAGGGATAATTTCCATATCAGAGACATGCAAGTTTATCACTGGTTTagattgatgtattttgaacatctCACTAACTGAATAGTCATCATTAACATCCATCAGGCACTTTTTTTTTCCAGGAATTTCACATCTCATCTGCATAATCATGTTAACATTCCCAGGGATTTTTTTCAATGTCTTTTCAGTTACATCAAACAACGAGTTAATGTATGAATAGCCACTTGGATCAACATTTTGAAACCTGATTTTGTTTGCATTACAGTGAACAACAATGTCATATGTGAGATCCCGGTTGTCctaaaatatgatttttatgtGAAAATAATGGATTTTAGGGTAatttttattccaaataattcaaaaatccctaattgggaatttgagaaaccctaattgtgcaaaaaattgaaaatttttaagcGAAACCCTGGTTAGCCATTTCTAATGCAATTTCATGTTCGGATGTGTATTAGATATGTGTATGTATGTTGTCGTATAGTATTATATAGGGTTAAGTGGGTTTAAAGGATTAGAAAACCCTAATCCAGAAAAAACTCTAGTTAAATGGTGAATGAGAATGATTAGGTTGGAATTATACCCTAAATTTAGGTGTGACATGGAAGTGTTTACTTGTTGGATTTTAAGTGTGATAAAGATTGGTATAGAGCAGGTAAGTAAGGTTTAAGGGTGATTAGTGCAAGTGCTAAGTGTGATTAGGAATTTTAGCCTAGGTTAATTATATgctatggagtaatttgaaagCAAAGGAAAGTTAGTTGGGCAAGAGTTGAGAAAGTAAGAAATCATGGAAGCAAGGAGTTAAAGGCAATTGGCATACTTTCTTGTGATTGGCCAAGACTTCAAAATATCAATAGCTATTGGGAATTGTTATGTCTTACAATCTTAAGACATAAGAAACCATAGAAGCATAAGTCTTAGAGTTAAaacaacaaaggaaagaaaagaggaaaggaaccgtgagagagagagagagagaaaagagaagagcCGTGGCTTGTTTCTTGCTTCTTCCTTGCATTTGAAGCTGCCATCTTGAAGTTTGAGGCTTGCTAGCTCTACTTGAGGCTTGGTAGAGGTTGTCTTGGCCTTATCCTTCTTCTTTGTTCAAGGTAAGAACCTCTTATGAAACCCTCTTGGATGATTAAGGCTGGTAGCCTTTAAATTTGTTATGGCTTTGATTATCTTGTGGTTGTGCTTAGTTATTGGCTTGATTGTGGAGAAGTTTCATGCTTTAAATTTGATTAAATTTGATTGCATGATAaccggccaagaggaagagaaaTTAAGGTTGTTGTGGTTTGGTGTTGGTTCATGTTTGATTGATATTATTAGCTTGCAAATGGGTTGTGTGAGATGTTAATTTGGTTGGTTAGGTTGAAGAGGTGAGGTCCGAGATTTTGGGTAAGAAACCCTAGTGTGAGGGGCTGCTAAGTTGGGTTTAATTAAGGCTTAGATAGTTAGGTTATGGTTAGTGGGATTTTAGATTAAGTCCACTGGATTAAGGATTGTGGAACTTGAGATTTAGTTGTTTTGGATTGGGGTTAGGGGCTGTTCGTGTGAGGGCTTTTCGGGAGTCTTGATAAGGCAGTGAGAGAGTGTTGTGTATGTGTTAGAATGGAATAAATTTGCCGTAGAAACTTGCATGTATTATGCGAATTCGTCCCACGCGGTTGCGCACGTTGTTCTTGCGAAACAGCAAAACAGGACAGTTTAGAACTGGACCTTTGCCTTCGaattttgaccaagttacaaGCTGATTGAGCTTGtgaccaaaacacaaaaattgtAGCCCTAAAAGTGTTCTGTAGACCTGCAAAGTTTCAGACCCATCCGATTCATGTGGTCTGGGATATGGTCAGTGCAAGTTTGCTGTGCACCATTCTCTGATTCCAATTCAATTTTGACAGGCATTCTGACCATATCCAGTTCGTCTAGATGCCATGCGAATTgggtcttgtttccttcataagaaatgtaactCTTAGTTTCAGcgtcgaaacagtataaagtacGCCTCAAACGGAGTTGTGCAGCCTGAGTTATAGCCGTTCAAAGTTGGCTTGTCCGAGAAAATGACCCTATTCTGgtgaaatctgttttggtcttgATGACCAGTTTCCGTTTAGAATTTGGGTTGTCggccttcatgaaagttgttccatttggaatgaactatctaactgccaattttgaGCTCATTTGGCcgtgtgtagcatagaaaacggTTTGCACCCAAAACTGACCGTTTGTGCATTGGTCAGATTCCGTGGGTGACTTTGTTTGGTTCTTTTGGGGACTGAAGcttccagtttcagttctggatgtcttcgtAACAATTGTTGTTCAGTCTTTAAGCTTCGAaatggcgtctcatacgccttaatccgatattcgtagctcaatttatgatcaaaatgggAACAAGTGTCAAATATGCCTTTTCTCAcaaacggccgtttccgttttcgCCAACCGTTTCCGTTTGGTAGTTTCTACgcgcgcgcgtgccgtttttgccgttttgcttgtgaTCTGCTATATGTTAGCCGTTTTACCCGTTTTTAGTCTAAAGTGATATAATTTACTATTGCAGACAGCGGCGAGCTTGACGGAGCAACTGGGACCCACTAGCGGACCCCACGACGTCTAGTTCCTTGTTTTGCtcattttgtatttttgtaagtATCTGGGCTATGTGCATAAGTTAAGGGCCTTATGTGATATGTTTTAAATGAAAGGGGtcttaggcgagagtgtactttatcacactcgacctaaaccctcaTTTATACTGAAATGGGCATGTGAATTGTGTGAATGACATGTTGTTGGGCTGAAGCCCtagagcttgtagctcggggtgacatTTGTGATGTGCATGATATGAGATATTTGTGAGACCCGATCTCAGGACCTAGTtagactattcgagccggcagGGGCTTGGTCGGAGTGAGTCTAACCTAGGCATGAGATCACTATGATATTCTGACATGCAAAAATTGGTTATATGAGAACCAAACATGTAAACCTCAGTGCATGAACCCTATTGCTCGAGCCATTATCTGTCTGTggtgactggccagtgtggGTGTTAAGGTGGTTGGCGGTTGAcgagtggagttctacggaccataaattgtggtcgacggagtgtcggcaggcgGTCAATAGTGGCAAATTATTTGGCTTTGAAGCCAATCTGTATCCTACACCTATGTTATATTCTGCTTATAACTTGGCAATCTGTGTTCATATTTGCTCCAACtctgtgaaatttacgcttttacccTTGCATATTTACTAAACATTTAGCTTACccctccctttgttttccttacaggggttcGACATGGGGACCACTTTTGGACGCCGAACTAGTTTAGTTAGGTTACAATACTTTGATCGGGACTTCCCGAATGCGTGTAATAGTAATAGTAGTTCGCGTTCGGACCCACTTTAGGGTCCACCTTTTGGTGGTAGTTATCATCATAGGATAATGTAGTAAGATGAGCTGCTACTTTTGAATTGTACATAGGGCACTTTTGCTGCTATAGGTGCTGTACATAGTAAATCTTTGGCCGtgtatatattgtgaatagCAACTGTTTGGATGTTAATagtatttcttagctttcttttcttatattatttcgagtcctggcgcgagttaggcagacggcttgctaagccctttggtacgcctctgggtacggtggggtcgtcacaggtggtatcagaacgcctaggttagaggacttgggtaATTGGGACATACATGATAGGCAGTAGGGTTCTGTGATTTATTTAAGATGAATGATCTCTTTTAAGCTAAAATGCTGTCGAACTGACCAGAtaatgttgaaattttgtaggatgGAGCCTGGCGAGCCTAGTGGATCCAGATCTGGACCGCGTCCTCCGAGCGTCGGGGCCCGATTAACCAGGTTTTGCGTCGCCGAGTTCTACGCTTCCAGAGGAGGCCAGGTGGGCCTTATGTGATGTATTCACCTTTTGGCCGCCTGACTAGGCCATGTGAGTGTAGGCATACCTATGGGTATCCAGACGATGTAGTACTTGCTGTTGATGATGAGCGCTGCCGCCTGGCTAAGACGAACGAGCGCTTGGGCTGTCTGTTAGCGGAGGCTAGGAACGTGGGCCATGGGCAGGTCATGCGTATTAGAGAGACCGAGCAGAGCCTaagagaggaggaggagaggactgatgccTTTCGCCAGCAGCTACAGGAGACGCGACAGCAGTTTTCGGCGATTAAGAGGCAGATGCGAGAGCGCGTTAGAGGGATTATGTTTAACTGCGAGACTCTCCTAGACATGATTGCGGAGGTACCGCCTCGTGCTATCGGCCCGGAGCCGATGGACGGGGTAGACTCTTTAGGCTCGGTTGGGGACTGGCCACCTAAGAGAGGCGTATAGGGCCGCTCTGGAGCTTCTGTGCATTTTCCTGCTTACTTTTGGTTTTGTATCTGGTGGATTTAGACCGGTTATGGAGCCGTAGTGCTCTTGTATGCATTGGGTTTTGAACCGACTGGATGTCGGTTaatttgtatatcttttggtgtgacttgtCTATAAGACTGGTATATATGTGGTATGGCCTTTTGGGGTCATCTTTTATGTGTATCTTGCGTATTTGTTTTCAAGTGTTTTCTTTGTTTAAATTCGAGTTGTTAAGCACTTGTTTTGTTCCTATTGCTTTACTTTGTTTATTTCCGCGATATTTAATATACGTTTTATTTCAATTCTAGACTTTCTGAATATAAATGAAATCCGGTGATCGAGTTAGAGGTAGGGGGCGAGGTAGAGGCCCAGAGGGAGAAAATGAGAACGAACCTGACCAGGTAGCCACAGCCATCCAGCGTATGGCTGACTTACTTGAGAGAATGGTTaatcaacaaggtcaaggtcAGGGCCAAAATGCTGGGAACCCTGGAGGAAATGCAGGAAATAATAATCATGATAGAGAGGACCGGGCATTAGaacggtttcaaaagtttgcccctCCCAAAT contains:
- the LOC140014872 gene encoding uncharacterized protein, translating into MVKHCAEATSDWMVKKLVGITRDHPNMTSKGVEAELRKYGVKPNKMQIFRAKNKALAKIEGTHAESYSKLPKHAELFRAQKLGFLEGCRPFVGFDGCFLKGPFGGVLMTAVALDANNSVFSIVFAVTECENKDIWRWFFYYFQEFFGPFDNNIPLTFMSDRQKGLNLTYEEIFPDATGRHCCGHIYSNFKGKPILTLVDGLRRKFMKNLHKRYQKGCTLTANITPRIAEKLIEISQASRKCEMHMASEGTFEIGDLDRSYIISRIPCKHAALGIMYRREKLEHYCEAWFTKDMYLKAYSAMIHPIPNVKRWPAMPDLLPKTMLPPPLRRAPGRPRVNRRREADEGASSSQPKRSSTLKCRNCGAAGHNKRTCKGLPMQKRTANRTPAELMTNRRGRPGRGMTSTSLSGAVL